The following are encoded together in the Juglans microcarpa x Juglans regia isolate MS1-56 chromosome 2D, Jm3101_v1.0, whole genome shotgun sequence genome:
- the LOC121248106 gene encoding uncharacterized protein LOC121248106 — MYLIFFFLSLACLLLVSCIHVLNDKPTRCSPGHGHGCLRHRCPPRASSPKVSPNNPIPRRSSSRSSPPILRPCIFSSTEGKKREKKKKRVQFAEDVVDPSGDGKEYRRQHDAINSCSSYSSSSSSATPTKLGKSSRGETRGMPANRVALYNGILRDRGVQRLAYSY, encoded by the exons AtgtacttaattttttttttccttagtcTGGCTTGCTTGCTTCTTGTTTCTTGCATCCATGTCCTCAATGATAAGCCCACAAGGTGTAGTCCTGGCCACGGCCATGGCTGTCTCCGGCACCGCTGTCCTCCTCGTGCTTCGTCTCCAAAAGTCTCTCCCAACAACCCAATTCCCCGTCGATCAAGTTCCCGGTCCTCGCCACCAATTCTACGTCCTTGTATCTTCAGTAGCACTg agggaaagaagagagagaagaagaagaagagagtgcAATTTGCAGAAGATGTGGTGGATCCAAGTGGGGATGGGAAGGAGTATAGGAGGCAGCATGATGCAATTAACAGTtgttcttcttattcttcttcttcatcatcagcAACACCAACGAAGTTAGGAAAGAGCAGCAGAGGTGAAACCAGAGGAATGCCAGCCAATAGGGTGGCTCTCTACAATGGAATTCTCAGGGATCGTGGGGTTCAGCGATTGGCCTACTCTTATTGA
- the LOC121250973 gene encoding uncharacterized protein LOC121250973, translated as MKVRSAVKKMCEFCKTVKRRGRVYVLCTANPKHKQRQGMSTFSYEGQPPPTSLDTSTKLDNFSGHNFRAGLASLIPKRPDSSIMYGWRVGLASILSTKSN; from the exons ATGAAGGTACGGTCGGCAGTTAAGAAGATGTGTGAGTTTTGTAAGACGGTTAAACGTCGTGGTCGTGTTTATGTATTATGCACAGCTAATCCTAAACATAAGCAACGACAAGGCATGTCAACATTTTCATATGAAGGCCAGCCTCCTCCTAC GTCTTTGGATACGAGTACCAAACTGGATAACTTTTCAGGTCACAACTTCAGGGCTGGCCTGGCTTCTCTCATACCAAAAAGGCCGGACTCTTCAATAATGTATGGATGGAGGGTAGGCCTGGCATCCATCCTGTCCACAAAGTCCAATTAG
- the LOC121250823 gene encoding uncharacterized protein LOC121250823, translating to MVMQNSSIGAWIRHFLACTGGCFGCCSKPTPIIAVDEPSKGLKIQGRMVRKPSISDDFWSTSTYDPDNSTIQSQRSISSISTSNQTLNSGSGIGSTSCNSHFVNHGLLLWNQTRLQWTGSSRSRDQTQKSREPRLSWNETYESCLGTKQPFPQPIPLSEMIEFLVDVWEQERLYD from the exons ATGGTAATGCAGAATAGCTCGATCGGTGCTTGGATCCGTCACTTCCTTGCTTGCACAGG TGGTTGCTTTGGATGCTGCTCTAAACCCACACCAATTATTGCTGTTGATGAGCCATCGAAGGGACTGAAAATTCAAGGGCGCATGGTGAGAAAACCTAGTATATCAGATGATTTTTGGAGTACCAGCACATATGACCCAGACAACAGCACCATTCAGTCTCAAAGAAGCATCTCATCTATCAGCACATCAAACCAGACCCTCAATTCTGGCAGTGGGATTGGTAGCACAAGCTGCAATTCTCACTTTGTAAATCATG GCCTTCTGCTCTGGAATCAAACCAGGCTTCAATGGACTGGAAGTAGCAGGTCCAGGGATCAAACTCAAAAAAGTCGGGAACCCCGATTAAG TTGGAACGAGACCTATGAAAGTTGTCTAGGGACCAAACAGCCTTTCCCCCAGCCCATTCCTCTATCT GAAATGATAGAGTTTCTGGTAGATGTATGGGAGCAGGAGAGGCTCTATGATTGA